Proteins encoded in a region of the Salmo trutta chromosome 34, fSalTru1.1, whole genome shotgun sequence genome:
- the LOC115173658 gene encoding teashirt homolog 1 isoform X2 → MPRRKQQAPRRSVAYGDEDEFKADDKIDEEHLQDDGLSLDGQDGEYLCNEDDDAGDQFSFQNSPFSNGTNPDAGYASPLSDTSDQLIDFQSTRSKDGLDKEEAVKGGVDHLKIPNGLSLQDSLAQMKAVYANLISDASWSSITKDMLRSNSNSNKVISVISNSNGSSHKGSNGIANSNTIRLVNNNNHTNSSSNTSAPTNTTSNITATSTANTNNNGTGVSTGSTGGVTYDWHQAALAKTLQHTPYNLLPEPSLFSTVQLYRQNNKLYGPVFTGASKFRCKDCSGAYDTLVGLTVHMNESGHYRDDNKDKEEERGKRWSKPRKRSLMEMEGKEDAQKVLKCMYCGHSFESLQDLSVHMIKTKHYQKVPLKEPMPALTSKLVPPTRKRAFQDLVSPCSPESIHNTPGVHLGETMKDQKVVNPYVTANNRYGYQNGASYTWQFEARKAQILKCMECGSSHDTLQQLTAHMMVTGHFLKVTNTASKKGKQLVFDPLIEEKIQSIPLPPTSTRLPAPNVKSQPDSPLLLSSHTEEKREEHEEKMEMSEPETKIQEEKEDLTEKSEKAGKARHYKYLTEEDLEETPKGGLDILKSLEFTVSSAISKAQTGTPTWGGAGYPSIHAAYQLQGSLKSSMQSVQVVQPLFSTSSLKVMASDSSNLIHSPISHSPPPSHKNNVLAMEELVEKVTGKVSVKKEKDEKTSESKCKASSTKSPSPLSKERKGSPMPESLNKPVKNIDVEDKSEPRSREGEAKDSKADPPMKNGTDVPKTVVSNGCNSLGIITDHSPEQSFVNPLSALQSIMNNHLGKASKTATPFLDPLAMLYKISNNMMEKPMNNSNRVKQVESINRFYDNDDQPMDLTKSKNTNGRTANSTSTTPNNNNNCNTNNSNRPILSSLSESLSSPLRENALMDISDMVKNLTGRLTPKSSTPSSISEKSDADNSAFEDGLEELSAFQKRKGRQSNWNPQHLLILQAQFTSCLRETSDGKFVMTDLGPQERVHICKFTGLSMTTISHWLANVKYQLRRTGGTKFLKNIDSGQPLFLCSDCASQFRTPSSYINHLESHLGFSMKDISKLSIDHLREQQAVTRMITEKTFSSLGLNEEDSCSVFQCKLCNRTFVSKHAVKLHLSKTHGKSPEDHLIFVTELEKFDKA, encoded by the coding sequence CTTATGGGGACGAGGACGAATTTAAGGCTGATGACAAGATCGATGAGGAGCACCTGCAAGATGATGGGCTCTCCTTGGATGGACAGGACGGCGAGTACCTCTGCAATGAGGATGACGACGCCGGGGACCAATTCAGCTTTCAGAACTCCCCGTTCAGCAATGGCACCAACCCCGACGCCGGCTACGCCTCTCCTCTCAGCGATACCAGCGACCAGCTTATCGACTTCCAGAGCACTCGCTCCAAGGACGGACTGGATAAGGAGGAGGCAGTCAAAGGAGGAGTAGACCACCTCAAGATCCCCAATGGCCTGTCTCTGCAGGACAGCCTGGCGCAGATGAAAGCCGTCTATGCAAACCTGATCTCGGACGCCTCTTGGTCCAGCATCACCAAGGACATGCTAAGAagtaacagcaacagcaacaaggTCATCAGTGTGATCAGCAACAGCAATGGAAGCAGCCACAAGGGGAGCAACGGTATCGCCAACAGTAATACTATCAGACTTGTGAACAATAATAACCacaccaacagcagcagcaacacctCTGCCCCTACCAACACAACCAGCAACATTACCGCTACAAGCACCGCTAACACTAACAACAATGGCACTGGTGTCAGCACTGGCAGCACCGGTGGAGTGACCTATGACTGGCACCAAGCTGCTTTGGCCAAAACCCTGCAGCATACACCATATAACCTCCTTCCCGAGCCGAGCCTCTTCAGCACTGTGCAGCTGTACCGGCAGAACAATAAGCTCTATGGCCCGGTGTTCACCGGTGCCAGCAAGTTCCGGTGCAAGGACTGCAGCGGAGCCTATGACACGCTGGTGGGGCTCACGGTACACATGAATGAGTCAGGCCACTACCGTGATGATAACAAGGACAAGGAGGAGGAGCGGGGAAAGAGGTGGTCCAAGCCCCGTAAGCGCTCCCTCATGGAGATGGAAGGCAAGGAGGACGCTCAAAAGGTTCTCAAGTGCATGTACTGCGGCCACTCCTTTGAATCCCTGCAGGACCTGAGCGTCCACATGATCAAAACAAAACACTACCAGAAAGTGCCTCTCAAAGAACCCATGCCAGCCCTCACCTCAAAGCTGGTGCCACCTACCAGAAAAAGAGCATTTCAGGACTTGGTGTCCCCGTGCTCACCAGAGTCTATCCACAACACACCTGGTGTACACCTGGGGGAGACCATGAAAGACCAGAAAGTGGTTAACCCCTATGTCACAGCGAATAACCGCTACGGCTACCAAAATGGCGCCAGTTACACCTGGCAGTTTGAGGCTCGCAAGGCCCAGATCCTCAAATGCATGGAGTGCGGGAGTTCCCACGACACCCTGCAACAACTGACAGCCCACATGATGGTCACAGGACACTTTTTGAAAGTGACCAACACAGCGTCCAAAAAGGGGAAGCAGTTGGTGTTTGACCCACTGATTGAGGAAAAGATACAGTCCATTCCTCTCCCGCCGACCTCTACACGACTCCCTGCGCCCAATGTGAAGTCACAGCCCGattctcctctcctgctctcctcccACACTGAAGAGAAAAGGGAGGAACACGAGGAGAAAATGGAGATGAGTGAACCAGAGACTAAGATCCAAGAAGAGAAAGAGGATCTGACTGAGAAAAGTGAGAAAGCTGGCAAGGCTAGACATTACAAGTATCTCACAGAGGAAGACCTGGAAGAGACTCCCAAAGGAGGTCTGGATATCCTGAAGTCCTTAGAGTTCACAGTGTCAAGTGCAATCAGCAAGGCCCAGACTGGGACGCCCACCTGGGGTGGTGCTGGCTACCCTAGCATCCACGCTGCCTACCAGCTCCAGGGGTCTCTGAAGTCCTCCATGCAGAGTGTCCAGGTGGTTCAACCCTTGTTCAGCACTAGCAGCTTGAAGGTGATGGCCTCTGACTCCAGCAATCTGATCCATTCACCGATCAGCCATTCCCCACCTCCAAGCCACAAGAACAATGTGCTGGCCATGGAGGAGCTGGTGGAAAAAGTCACAGGGAAGGTCTCTGTGAAAAAGGAGAAGGACGAGAAGACCTCAGAAAGTAAATGCAAAGCGAGCTCTACCAAGTCACCGTCCCCACTGTCCAAGGAGAGGAAGGGGTCACCCATGCCGGAGAGCCTCAACAAGCCGGTGAAAAACATTGATGTAGAGGATAAGAGCGAGCCtagaagcagagagggagaggcaaaAGACAGCAAAGCGGATCCGCCAATGAAGAACGGAACAGATGTGCCAAAAACGGTAGTCAGCAATGGCTGTAACAGCTTGGGAATCATCACAGATCATTCACCCGAGCAGTCTTTTGTCAACCCTCTCAGTGCGTTGCAGTCCATCATGAACAATCACTTGGGAAAGGCCTCAAAGACAGCCACCCCCTTTCTAGACCCTCTGGCAATGCTGTACAAGATCAGTAACAACATGATGGAGAAGCCCATGAACAACTCCAATCGGGTCAAGCAAGTTGAGTCAATCAATCGATTCTATGACAATGATGACCAGCCCATGGACTTGACAAAATCCAAAAACACGAATGGACGCACCGCTAACAGCACCTCCACTACGCCGAACAACAATAACAACTGTAATACCAATAACAGCAACAGGCCTATTCTCTCAAGCTTGTCTGAATCTCTCTCGTCCCCTTTACGGGAAAATGCTTTGATGGACATCTCCGACATGGTCAAGAACCTGACCGGCCGTCTGACACCGAAATCGTCCACCCCATCCTCCATCTCTGAGAAATCTGACGCGGACAACAGCGCCTTCGAGGATGGCTTAGAGGAGCTCTCTGCATTCCAGAAAAGGAAAGGCCGGCAGTCCAACTGGAATCCTCAGCACCTCCTCATCCTTCAGGCCCAGTTTACCTCCTGTCTCCGGGAGACGTCTGACGGCAAGTTCGTCATGACTGACCTAGGCCCCCAGGAGCGTGTCCATATCTGCAAGTTCACTGGTCTCTCCATGACCACGATCTCCCATTGGCTGGCCAATGTCAAGTaccagctgaggcggacaggcgGGACAAAATTCCTGAAAAACATTGACTCGGGCCAGCCCCTGTTTCTCTGCAGTGACTGTGCCTCTCAGTTTAGGACTCCTTCCTCTTACATAAATCATTTGGAGTCCCACTTAGGCTTCAGCATGAAGGACATCTCAAAGCTTTCCATAGATCACCTTAGAGAGCAGCAGGCAGTTACCAGAATGATAACGGAGAAAACGTTCAGTTCCCTGGGACTTAATGAGGAAGACTCATGCTCTGTATTTCAGTGTAAGCTGTGCAATCGGACCTTTGTCAGCAAGCATGCAGTCAAACTGCACCTTAGCAAAACGCATGGCAAGTCTCCGGAGGACCACCTGATCTTTGTCACTGAACTAGAAAAGTTTGACAAAGCATAA
- the LOC115173658 gene encoding teashirt homolog 1 isoform X1, with translation MKVKRKVYQQHAEEKAASAKAVRRGARPWETTQTGPHMTLPANEGERPRERGRAQKGSSVRYTDRIHMDSVTYGDEDEFKADDKIDEEHLQDDGLSLDGQDGEYLCNEDDDAGDQFSFQNSPFSNGTNPDAGYASPLSDTSDQLIDFQSTRSKDGLDKEEAVKGGVDHLKIPNGLSLQDSLAQMKAVYANLISDASWSSITKDMLRSNSNSNKVISVISNSNGSSHKGSNGIANSNTIRLVNNNNHTNSSSNTSAPTNTTSNITATSTANTNNNGTGVSTGSTGGVTYDWHQAALAKTLQHTPYNLLPEPSLFSTVQLYRQNNKLYGPVFTGASKFRCKDCSGAYDTLVGLTVHMNESGHYRDDNKDKEEERGKRWSKPRKRSLMEMEGKEDAQKVLKCMYCGHSFESLQDLSVHMIKTKHYQKVPLKEPMPALTSKLVPPTRKRAFQDLVSPCSPESIHNTPGVHLGETMKDQKVVNPYVTANNRYGYQNGASYTWQFEARKAQILKCMECGSSHDTLQQLTAHMMVTGHFLKVTNTASKKGKQLVFDPLIEEKIQSIPLPPTSTRLPAPNVKSQPDSPLLLSSHTEEKREEHEEKMEMSEPETKIQEEKEDLTEKSEKAGKARHYKYLTEEDLEETPKGGLDILKSLEFTVSSAISKAQTGTPTWGGAGYPSIHAAYQLQGSLKSSMQSVQVVQPLFSTSSLKVMASDSSNLIHSPISHSPPPSHKNNVLAMEELVEKVTGKVSVKKEKDEKTSESKCKASSTKSPSPLSKERKGSPMPESLNKPVKNIDVEDKSEPRSREGEAKDSKADPPMKNGTDVPKTVVSNGCNSLGIITDHSPEQSFVNPLSALQSIMNNHLGKASKTATPFLDPLAMLYKISNNMMEKPMNNSNRVKQVESINRFYDNDDQPMDLTKSKNTNGRTANSTSTTPNNNNNCNTNNSNRPILSSLSESLSSPLRENALMDISDMVKNLTGRLTPKSSTPSSISEKSDADNSAFEDGLEELSAFQKRKGRQSNWNPQHLLILQAQFTSCLRETSDGKFVMTDLGPQERVHICKFTGLSMTTISHWLANVKYQLRRTGGTKFLKNIDSGQPLFLCSDCASQFRTPSSYINHLESHLGFSMKDISKLSIDHLREQQAVTRMITEKTFSSLGLNEEDSCSVFQCKLCNRTFVSKHAVKLHLSKTHGKSPEDHLIFVTELEKFDKA, from the coding sequence CTTATGGGGACGAGGACGAATTTAAGGCTGATGACAAGATCGATGAGGAGCACCTGCAAGATGATGGGCTCTCCTTGGATGGACAGGACGGCGAGTACCTCTGCAATGAGGATGACGACGCCGGGGACCAATTCAGCTTTCAGAACTCCCCGTTCAGCAATGGCACCAACCCCGACGCCGGCTACGCCTCTCCTCTCAGCGATACCAGCGACCAGCTTATCGACTTCCAGAGCACTCGCTCCAAGGACGGACTGGATAAGGAGGAGGCAGTCAAAGGAGGAGTAGACCACCTCAAGATCCCCAATGGCCTGTCTCTGCAGGACAGCCTGGCGCAGATGAAAGCCGTCTATGCAAACCTGATCTCGGACGCCTCTTGGTCCAGCATCACCAAGGACATGCTAAGAagtaacagcaacagcaacaaggTCATCAGTGTGATCAGCAACAGCAATGGAAGCAGCCACAAGGGGAGCAACGGTATCGCCAACAGTAATACTATCAGACTTGTGAACAATAATAACCacaccaacagcagcagcaacacctCTGCCCCTACCAACACAACCAGCAACATTACCGCTACAAGCACCGCTAACACTAACAACAATGGCACTGGTGTCAGCACTGGCAGCACCGGTGGAGTGACCTATGACTGGCACCAAGCTGCTTTGGCCAAAACCCTGCAGCATACACCATATAACCTCCTTCCCGAGCCGAGCCTCTTCAGCACTGTGCAGCTGTACCGGCAGAACAATAAGCTCTATGGCCCGGTGTTCACCGGTGCCAGCAAGTTCCGGTGCAAGGACTGCAGCGGAGCCTATGACACGCTGGTGGGGCTCACGGTACACATGAATGAGTCAGGCCACTACCGTGATGATAACAAGGACAAGGAGGAGGAGCGGGGAAAGAGGTGGTCCAAGCCCCGTAAGCGCTCCCTCATGGAGATGGAAGGCAAGGAGGACGCTCAAAAGGTTCTCAAGTGCATGTACTGCGGCCACTCCTTTGAATCCCTGCAGGACCTGAGCGTCCACATGATCAAAACAAAACACTACCAGAAAGTGCCTCTCAAAGAACCCATGCCAGCCCTCACCTCAAAGCTGGTGCCACCTACCAGAAAAAGAGCATTTCAGGACTTGGTGTCCCCGTGCTCACCAGAGTCTATCCACAACACACCTGGTGTACACCTGGGGGAGACCATGAAAGACCAGAAAGTGGTTAACCCCTATGTCACAGCGAATAACCGCTACGGCTACCAAAATGGCGCCAGTTACACCTGGCAGTTTGAGGCTCGCAAGGCCCAGATCCTCAAATGCATGGAGTGCGGGAGTTCCCACGACACCCTGCAACAACTGACAGCCCACATGATGGTCACAGGACACTTTTTGAAAGTGACCAACACAGCGTCCAAAAAGGGGAAGCAGTTGGTGTTTGACCCACTGATTGAGGAAAAGATACAGTCCATTCCTCTCCCGCCGACCTCTACACGACTCCCTGCGCCCAATGTGAAGTCACAGCCCGattctcctctcctgctctcctcccACACTGAAGAGAAAAGGGAGGAACACGAGGAGAAAATGGAGATGAGTGAACCAGAGACTAAGATCCAAGAAGAGAAAGAGGATCTGACTGAGAAAAGTGAGAAAGCTGGCAAGGCTAGACATTACAAGTATCTCACAGAGGAAGACCTGGAAGAGACTCCCAAAGGAGGTCTGGATATCCTGAAGTCCTTAGAGTTCACAGTGTCAAGTGCAATCAGCAAGGCCCAGACTGGGACGCCCACCTGGGGTGGTGCTGGCTACCCTAGCATCCACGCTGCCTACCAGCTCCAGGGGTCTCTGAAGTCCTCCATGCAGAGTGTCCAGGTGGTTCAACCCTTGTTCAGCACTAGCAGCTTGAAGGTGATGGCCTCTGACTCCAGCAATCTGATCCATTCACCGATCAGCCATTCCCCACCTCCAAGCCACAAGAACAATGTGCTGGCCATGGAGGAGCTGGTGGAAAAAGTCACAGGGAAGGTCTCTGTGAAAAAGGAGAAGGACGAGAAGACCTCAGAAAGTAAATGCAAAGCGAGCTCTACCAAGTCACCGTCCCCACTGTCCAAGGAGAGGAAGGGGTCACCCATGCCGGAGAGCCTCAACAAGCCGGTGAAAAACATTGATGTAGAGGATAAGAGCGAGCCtagaagcagagagggagaggcaaaAGACAGCAAAGCGGATCCGCCAATGAAGAACGGAACAGATGTGCCAAAAACGGTAGTCAGCAATGGCTGTAACAGCTTGGGAATCATCACAGATCATTCACCCGAGCAGTCTTTTGTCAACCCTCTCAGTGCGTTGCAGTCCATCATGAACAATCACTTGGGAAAGGCCTCAAAGACAGCCACCCCCTTTCTAGACCCTCTGGCAATGCTGTACAAGATCAGTAACAACATGATGGAGAAGCCCATGAACAACTCCAATCGGGTCAAGCAAGTTGAGTCAATCAATCGATTCTATGACAATGATGACCAGCCCATGGACTTGACAAAATCCAAAAACACGAATGGACGCACCGCTAACAGCACCTCCACTACGCCGAACAACAATAACAACTGTAATACCAATAACAGCAACAGGCCTATTCTCTCAAGCTTGTCTGAATCTCTCTCGTCCCCTTTACGGGAAAATGCTTTGATGGACATCTCCGACATGGTCAAGAACCTGACCGGCCGTCTGACACCGAAATCGTCCACCCCATCCTCCATCTCTGAGAAATCTGACGCGGACAACAGCGCCTTCGAGGATGGCTTAGAGGAGCTCTCTGCATTCCAGAAAAGGAAAGGCCGGCAGTCCAACTGGAATCCTCAGCACCTCCTCATCCTTCAGGCCCAGTTTACCTCCTGTCTCCGGGAGACGTCTGACGGCAAGTTCGTCATGACTGACCTAGGCCCCCAGGAGCGTGTCCATATCTGCAAGTTCACTGGTCTCTCCATGACCACGATCTCCCATTGGCTGGCCAATGTCAAGTaccagctgaggcggacaggcgGGACAAAATTCCTGAAAAACATTGACTCGGGCCAGCCCCTGTTTCTCTGCAGTGACTGTGCCTCTCAGTTTAGGACTCCTTCCTCTTACATAAATCATTTGGAGTCCCACTTAGGCTTCAGCATGAAGGACATCTCAAAGCTTTCCATAGATCACCTTAGAGAGCAGCAGGCAGTTACCAGAATGATAACGGAGAAAACGTTCAGTTCCCTGGGACTTAATGAGGAAGACTCATGCTCTGTATTTCAGTGTAAGCTGTGCAATCGGACCTTTGTCAGCAAGCATGCAGTCAAACTGCACCTTAGCAAAACGCATGGCAAGTCTCCGGAGGACCACCTGATCTTTGTCACTGAACTAGAAAAGTTTGACAAAGCATAA